Proteins from one Impatiens glandulifera chromosome 2, dImpGla2.1, whole genome shotgun sequence genomic window:
- the LOC124927042 gene encoding uncharacterized protein LOC124927042 has translation MVDLEQEQEGDPIENSNATSEPCDDEFGDQEPETASRKRRRKTTRGVLSPTENSKEVLAQDPLAVFGSDFMEAMLTRLDARSVALSLLVSRRWYAVAASNRLWTTKCEELFLGKAHIPRSSQNSSFSKLVSYSLSVMDSKRTRILKEDLCDHVWELHFMEEAPEYWRNLDPYWKGTGCLMKCYFHPDGSLSADPRDPVWGGHESCYSIVTSFVGVGTIREHYVRINRWPRMRVLRMLDWSWEISNNIYCYRSVPDAEKGGTGPPFPV, from the exons ATGGTGGACCTGGAGCAAGAGCAAGAGGGCGACCCAATTGAGAACTCGAACGCTACTTCCGAGCCTTGCGATGATGAATTCGGAGACCAAGAACCGGAGACGGCATCTCGGAAGCGACGTAGGAAGACAACCAGAGGGGTTTTATCCCCAACAGAAAACTCCAAGGAAGTGCTGGCTCAAGATCCTCTAGCCGTTTTCGGCTCGGATTTCATGGAGGCGATGCTGACTCGTCTCGACGCACGCAGCGTGGCACTATCTCTACTTGTATCTCGACGATGGTATGCAGTTGCTGCAAGCAACCGCCTTTGGACGACCAAG TGCGAGGAGTTATTTCTTGGGAAAGCACACATACCCCGGTCATCCCAAAACTCGAGCTTTTCAAAGTTAGTATCCTACTCATTGTCTGTCATGGATAGTAAACGG ACTCGCATTTTGAAGGAAGATCTTTGCGATCATGTGTGGGAGTTGCATTTTATGGAG GAAGCCCCTGAATATTGGAGAAACCTAGACCCTTATTGGAAGGGAACAGGATGTCTAATGAAGTGTTACTTCCATCCAGATGGGAGCTTAAGTGCTGATCCAAGGGACCCAGTTTGGGGAGGTCACGAGTCCTGCTATTCAATTGTGACGAGTTTTGTGGGGGTAGGGACAATAAGGGAACACTATGTGAGAATTAACAGATGGCCTAGAATGAGGGTCTTAAGGATGCTAGATTGGAGCTGGGAAATATCCAACAATATTTACTGCTACAGAAGTGTCCCTGATGCTGAGAAAGGTGGGACTGGTCCACCATTTCCTGTGTAA